In the genome of Candidatus Delongbacteria bacterium, one region contains:
- a CDS encoding cytochrome c3 family protein, with the protein MIRATLHGLLFCLLLVLPVRAQLSPGKLAKPHQQLEGLTKCTQCHELGKPVDGARCLACHGALNTRIQAGKGFHAGKRVKASNCVVCHSDHHGRDFQLIFWEKGDKAFSHVETGWELEGRHSETKCRDCHRPALMAPETAKRKDLNPARSYLGLSGDCRACHRDEHQGQLGTNCASCHDARDWNQPRFDHNKARFALTGAHERVACAACHKTDLPRAKASGTVVEKPAAGPAVRYKPLAYTRCTDCHRDPHEGQLGTDCASCHNTASFVSDGKAFDHSRTRYPLTGAHQDLTCAQCHKGPEPGRRKPRFQDCAPCHEDPHAGQFSRTEPRRACSSCHDTRRFKPSGFGLTQHQESKAPLQGAHQAVACGDCHKAAQPAEPLRFRMAGLGFSGQACAECHADVHGGQAKPWLGDAGCLACHDLQDWPVQGFDHGRTEFALQGRHAQAGCAACHKADTPPVVPLKGLERQCAGCHEDPHRGQFQAAPGSRVDCALCHTPAGWKESIFSHDKTRFPLDGRHKNVACAACHLREQDGQGSFVRYKPLGIRCEDCHGTATED; encoded by the coding sequence ATGATCCGGGCGACACTGCACGGGTTGCTGTTCTGTCTGCTGCTGGTGCTGCCGGTCCGGGCCCAGCTCTCCCCGGGCAAGCTGGCCAAGCCCCACCAGCAGCTGGAGGGGCTTACCAAGTGCACGCAGTGTCACGAACTGGGCAAGCCTGTGGACGGAGCCCGCTGCCTGGCGTGTCACGGCGCGCTCAACACGCGCATCCAGGCTGGCAAAGGCTTCCACGCCGGCAAGCGCGTGAAGGCCTCGAACTGCGTGGTTTGCCACAGCGACCACCACGGCCGGGACTTCCAGCTGATCTTCTGGGAGAAGGGCGACAAGGCCTTCAGCCACGTGGAAACCGGCTGGGAGCTGGAGGGCCGGCACTCCGAGACCAAGTGCCGGGACTGCCACCGCCCGGCGCTGATGGCCCCGGAGACGGCCAAGCGCAAGGATTTGAACCCGGCGCGCAGCTACCTCGGGTTGTCCGGCGACTGCCGCGCCTGCCATCGCGACGAGCACCAGGGCCAGCTGGGCACCAACTGCGCCTCCTGCCACGACGCCCGCGACTGGAACCAGCCGCGCTTCGACCACAACAAGGCCCGCTTCGCCCTGACCGGGGCGCACGAGCGCGTGGCCTGCGCCGCGTGTCACAAGACCGACCTGCCCCGCGCCAAGGCGAGCGGCACCGTGGTGGAGAAACCCGCCGCCGGGCCGGCCGTGCGCTACAAGCCGCTGGCCTACACGCGCTGCACGGACTGCCACCGGGATCCCCACGAGGGCCAGCTGGGCACGGATTGCGCCAGCTGCCACAACACGGCCTCCTTCGTCTCGGACGGCAAGGCCTTCGACCACTCCCGCACGCGCTATCCCCTCACCGGCGCCCACCAGGACCTGACCTGCGCCCAGTGCCACAAGGGCCCGGAGCCGGGGCGCCGCAAGCCGCGCTTCCAGGATTGCGCGCCCTGCCACGAGGATCCGCACGCCGGGCAGTTCAGCAGGACCGAACCCCGCCGGGCCTGCTCGTCCTGCCACGACACCCGGCGTTTCAAGCCCTCCGGCTTCGGGCTGACCCAGCACCAGGAGAGCAAGGCCCCGCTCCAGGGCGCCCACCAGGCCGTGGCCTGCGGGGACTGCCACAAAGCGGCCCAACCCGCCGAGCCCCTGCGCTTCCGCATGGCCGGTCTGGGCTTCAGCGGCCAGGCCTGCGCGGAGTGCCACGCCGACGTCCACGGCGGCCAGGCCAAGCCCTGGCTGGGCGACGCGGGCTGCCTGGCCTGTCACGACCTGCAGGACTGGCCCGTGCAGGGCTTCGACCACGGCCGCACCGAGTTCGCCCTGCAGGGGCGGCACGCGCAGGCGGGCTGCGCCGCCTGCCACAAGGCCGACACTCCCCCCGTGGTTCCGCTCAAGGGCCTCGAGCGCCAGTGCGCGGGTTGTCACGAGGATCCGCACCGCGGCCAGTTCCAGGCGGCTCCCGGTTCACGCGTGGATTGTGCGCTCTGCCACACGCCGGCCGGCTGGAAGGAGAGCATCTTCTCCCACGACAAGACGCGCTTCCCCCTGGACGGCCGCCACAAGAACGTGGCCTGCGCGGCCTGTCACCTACGCGAGCAGGACGGCCAGGGGAGCTTCGTCCGCTACAAACCTTTGGGCATCCGCTGCGAGGATTGCCACGGTACCGCCACGGAGGATTGA